The DNA segment TATAATGCTGCGTGTTCATTGATAGAAAGAAACAAATATAAAGATGCTGAGCAACTGTTGCTATCAGCTCGAAGGTAATATCCTGCTGCCTTATAGAaactcaaaataaataatttaatcttGTTCTGTTGTTCACTTTCATCTTTTTGGTGTTATTCATATTGTGACCTAGATCATCTTAAGATCTTGCATGCGCTTGATTCTCAAACAGGCCTGTAGAACTGAGTATCGATGCGAGTTTTTAGAACTTTGGCTTGAGATGAATTCcataaaatttttcttactttcGTTCAGTACTGACAATGGAATGCTAAACATACATAAATTGTATCATTTGGGATAACATAATAGGGTAATACGGATATATCATGTTGATTGGATTGACTTGTTTTTCTCGATTCTGGCAATTATCTTCTCATGCTTCCGCAGAAATTGGAGTTTCCCATTCTTTTCCATGTATGTTCATGGATGATCtttcatattattttctatTGTTTTGCATAAAATCGCTAAGGACCATCACTATCCTTCATATCCTTCAGAAACTTTCTTAGAATTTAGTGTTGTATACTGATGGTGACGATAAAAACTTACAGTGGATCGTTGGGAACTTTTCACATATTCTGACCTCATTTATCTTTTTAAGGATTGGGCAGGAAACATTAATGGAAGAGAATTTAGCAGATGATGATATTGAGATTGAATTGGCTCCTGTAGCTGTTCAGTTGGCATATGTTAAACATGTGAGATTATAATATATTTGAGACACTGTTTTCTTCTACTTCAATGGCGGTGGTGTAGCACAGTTTAAATTTGTTTTCCTACAGATCATGGGTGATACTCAAGAAGCCTTTGAATCTTATTCCAACATTATCAAAAGAAATCTGGCAGATGAATCCTCACTTGCAGTATCGACAAACAACTTTGTTGCGTTAAAGGGCCCCAAGGATGCATCTGATGGTTTGAGAAAACTAGATAAATTGATAGAGAAAAGTGAAGGACCTCTGACCTTTCGTCTTGCTCGGGATCTTGACCTGAAGCTCTCGCAAAAGCAAAAGGAAGCAATCTTTGTTAACCGTCTTTTATTGCTACTACACTCGAATAAAGTAGATCAGGTAATACAATTACAACTGCATATTTGTTTTATAACCTGATCCAATGATCTTCCTTATGGATAATCATTTCAACCTCTGGCCCCATATCTCCTGTGttatcaaatttatttaatttagaaAGGATCTGCAGGCACGAGAACTTGCTTCTGCTCTACCAGGCATGTTTCCCAACAGTATATTACCTGTGCTACTTCAAGCTGCTGTGCATGTAAGAGAGAACAAGGCCAATAAAGCCGAGGAGCTACTAGGGCAGTCAGCAAGTAAATTTCCAGATAAGTTGAACATCATCCTACTCGCTCGTGCACAGATTGCTGCAGCTGCAGGCCATCCTCAAATAGCAGCCGATTCTCTACTGAAAATACCTGATATTCAACATAAGCCTGCAACTGTTGCGACCCTTGTCTCTCTTAAAGAACGAGCTGGAGATATTGATGGTGCTGATGCTGTGTTTGATGCTGCGATTCAGTGGTGGTCAGATGCCATGACCGAGAATAGTAAACTTGATATCATCATGCAAGAGGCTGCTTCATTTAAGCTCAGACATGGAAAGAAGGATGAGGCAGCTCGGCTCTACGAGGAACTTGTGAAAAACCATGGGAGCATCGAGGCCTTGGTAGGGCTTATTCAAACTACTGCTCATGCCGATATTGAGAAGGCAGAAGCTTATGAGAAGCAATTGAAACCCCTATATAATCTGAAGGGAATTGACGTTGAGAGTTTGGAGAAAACCTCCGGTGCAAAGCATGTTGAGAGCAACGGTCGTACTCTGGGAATTGCTGAAGCATACGAAACGAAAAACAAGGAGAAACCAaagaagaaaaggaagagaAAGCCAAAGTATCCGAAAGGGTTTGATCCTGCAAATCCCGGTCCCCCACCGGATCCGGAAAGATGGCTACCGAAAAGGGAAAGGTCTAGTTACAGGCCAAAGAGGAAGGATAAAAGAGCAGCTCAGGTAAGAGGTTCGCAGGGTGCAGTTGTTAAAGATAAAGAGTCTTCTCTTAATCTGAACTCAAAGTCGAACCAAACAGCCAACTCTAAAGGGAATACTCAGAATGTAAGCTCCGAACAATCCAAGAATTCGTCAAAATCCaggaagaaatcaagaaattgatGATTTCACTTGTAATGCACTTGGGACTCTAGATTCAAATTGCGGGAGGCCAGTCGTTCCACCATTCGATTATTTATGGTTGTATTAACATTAAATGTTGGTTTCTAATGAGACTGTATTTTAATCTTTCGGAAAACTTCTTTGTTTCTTTAGTTCCTTCCGACGTTACGTTGTGTTGTCCTCGGACTTCGATCAAATTCATTCTTTCAAGTCCATTTCTCCAGTAACATTTTTTAAAAGcgttttgtttaaaatatttctaaaaagtattttttaagcatagtttttaatgtatttttttttatgtttttataattgaaaataaatatgaaaattaaaatatattatttttaaagtttaatcTATATACATATATTCTTAAAACAAttattaaaacattttataaatattactttttttaaTAGGAATTCAAACacatttattcttaaaataattataaatataaagaaAAGTTTTCATAAAAATGTTTTACAACTTATTCAATGTCTATTgtcctttcaaaaaaaaaatccaatgtCTATTGGGGGTGGGTGTTTATTCTCGGGTACCCGACCCATTCGAGGTTTAAAGTTTAGGGTTTATGTGATTTTTAAAATTGTCGGGTTTGGGTAGAATTCGAACCTAACAATTGGATTTTCGGGTGTCAGATAGCATATTTATTATCCGATCGGGTTCGAGTACCCGACCCAATATAAGTAATACTAATATGATGTACGCCAAGACAAGCCCATATCTCATGTTTCTTGTTTAGCCGCTGAGATTATTGATTTCTCTCCCAAATCTCATCTTCCTCACTTGTCTGAAATTTCTCGGCTATGGAATTTGCACCTATTGTTCCATCTCATGTTGTCTCATTTTCCTCCTAGCTAGGCTGTGAAATTTTTGGGCTCTGGAGCTGCACTTACTGCTTCATCTCTCACCGCCTCTCCCCTCATTCTTGCATTCTCCGTACTGCTGAAACTTAGAGCATGTCCAAGGGGGCGATCAAGTTGGGGCGATCAACCCAACTTGATCGCCCCCCTCATCACTCGCCCCTCCAAGGGACGAGGAAATCGCACGCGGATGTTATCTGCGTGCGATCAAGTGGTGGGCCCCGCGCGGAGCCTCTCCGCGCGGTCAAGCCCAcccttctttattttttttaatttttttttcatgtgggCCCCACGattattggttttttttttattttttttaacattttttaACGCGGGGTCCaccaattaataaattttttttaaaaaatcaacgGCCAGATATTTTTGGCCGTTGATAAATAAAGGGCCAGAAAAATCTGGcccttttatttaaaaaaaaaaaaagaacaaaaaaaaaaaagaagggcTGAGATGATTTTCAACGGCCAAATCAATTCCAGCctgattttttttcataaaaattattaataattcaaaaaaaaaaatttaaaaaattttgaatttttttaaaaatattctgAAAAAGTACAAACggccataattttcaaaatccaTGAAATTTTCTATAAATATACTCATTTTTAATTCATTTTACACATTCTCCACTATGTTTAAACATATTCACACACTAaatcttcaatatttttcatggCATACATGAGTTCTTCATCATCAGACGATGAAATTATGTCACATGATCCGATGATGGACGACTTTATCTCCCCACCACGTTCAATAACCCAGAAATTAA comes from the Henckelia pumila isolate YLH828 chromosome 1, ASM3356847v2, whole genome shotgun sequence genome and includes:
- the LOC140887162 gene encoding uncharacterized protein, with product MAPKAKEKAKPATAAAVDPSVAIEDLFTSLNRHIQRSEFEQAVKVSNQVLKIAPGDEDAIRCKVVALIKNDSMDDALLTIEGFSMKSSIDFSFFKAYCLYRQNKLNEALECLKGKEESTAAMLLESQILFRLGKMVACVDIYQRLQRTKIDSLEINFVAGLVSAGRASDVQGAMDSLKVKVTSSFELAYNAACSLIERNKYKDAEQLLLSARRIGQETLMEENLADDDIEIELAPVAVQLAYVKHIMGDTQEAFESYSNIIKRNLADESSLAVSTNNFVALKGPKDASDGLRKLDKLIEKSEGPLTFRLARDLDLKLSQKQKEAIFVNRLLLLLHSNKVDQARELASALPGMFPNSILPVLLQAAVHVRENKANKAEELLGQSASKFPDKLNIILLARAQIAAAAGHPQIAADSLLKIPDIQHKPATVATLVSLKERAGDIDGADAVFDAAIQWWSDAMTENSKLDIIMQEAASFKLRHGKKDEAARLYEELVKNHGSIEALVGLIQTTAHADIEKAEAYEKQLKPLYNLKGIDVESLEKTSGAKHVESNGRTLGIAEAYETKNKEKPKKKRKRKPKYPKGFDPANPGPPPDPERWLPKRERSSYRPKRKDKRAAQVRGSQGAVVKDKESSLNLNSKSNQTANSKGNTQNVSSEQSKNSSKSRKKSRN